One genomic segment of Arcobacter porcinus includes these proteins:
- the ciaB gene encoding invasion protein CiaB: MTKNQFIYDLQKIYDYLDKQKENTNELLKFLENEEFDKLSLIDDFAKKLDLNISNELRFALVTRLVNLRDDSLVQVLKKLEKNEKEIISFQEKAFLFVKDFWHKKHKELLDFIEENNLLTQFYKEIFIGVYNVGLAMSSWQSSWTKHIINGVNKELISKFDGNETKIMKYLEDENLFDKGHGGITADRSYSALVKVEDAYKSEAYIKAFKKETTAVIDALEEFADKLIELEDEIYNQKWDYILYLQALIKAFAERRTDELVFQWADVDRAWMKIKTPIQIGHPLEYYEDHFRKAVALEWDIRVTNPKFAQNDHRVNKIKSSFKKIFESCEQTTQNKKIFDFSFASLDKVQLYIGRPALFFGAELNGLFSAQVVPNDEVVSKEEGKKIFAFSDEILQSSRAKPFLKLSREIFGQDFLKKDREFLFNETSSWHSVYDISTIGHEYGHILWCDEETESVMNKSGNFKNIEEFKATTGGLISFFLDDDNDEKHLQEQVLIDLVKRSVGLIAWMEVDEVQPYYCEGLIHLNGLFESKILTWDSDNKKLFIDLSDVKFEELKSWYIKTYTSLAKHYLSKKDATEFLNIYAKKDGKYFMPNDENINSFVKYYFKRYQEIGQELDTIDKKENYIK; this comes from the coding sequence TTATTGAAGTTTTTAGAAAATGAAGAGTTTGACAAACTATCATTAATTGATGATTTTGCAAAGAAATTAGATTTAAATATCTCAAATGAACTAAGATTTGCTTTAGTTACAAGATTAGTAAATCTAAGAGATGATAGCTTAGTTCAAGTTTTAAAGAAACTTGAAAAAAATGAAAAAGAGATAATCTCCTTCCAAGAAAAAGCATTTTTATTTGTAAAAGATTTTTGGCACAAAAAACACAAAGAGCTTTTAGATTTTATAGAAGAAAACAATCTTTTAACTCAATTTTATAAAGAGATTTTTATAGGTGTTTATAATGTTGGACTTGCCATGTCTTCTTGGCAAAGTTCTTGGACAAAACATATTATAAATGGAGTAAACAAAGAGCTTATTTCTAAATTTGATGGAAATGAAACAAAAATTATGAAATATCTTGAAGATGAGAATCTTTTTGATAAAGGGCACGGTGGAATAACAGCTGATAGATCATATTCAGCTTTAGTAAAAGTAGAAGATGCTTATAAAAGTGAAGCTTATATAAAAGCTTTCAAAAAAGAGACAACTGCTGTTATTGATGCACTTGAAGAGTTTGCAGACAAATTAATAGAGCTTGAAGATGAAATTTACAATCAAAAATGGGATTATATTTTATATCTTCAAGCACTTATAAAAGCATTTGCAGAAAGAAGAACAGATGAGTTAGTTTTCCAGTGGGCTGATGTTGATAGAGCTTGGATGAAGATAAAAACTCCTATTCAAATTGGGCATCCTTTAGAATATTATGAAGATCATTTTAGGAAAGCCGTTGCTCTTGAATGGGATATAAGAGTTACAAATCCAAAGTTTGCACAAAATGATCACAGAGTAAATAAAATAAAAAGCTCTTTTAAAAAGATTTTTGAATCTTGTGAGCAAACTACTCAAAACAAAAAGATATTTGATTTCTCTTTCGCTTCTTTAGATAAAGTTCAATTATATATAGGAAGACCTGCCCTATTTTTTGGAGCTGAGTTAAATGGACTTTTCTCAGCTCAAGTTGTGCCAAATGATGAAGTAGTATCAAAAGAAGAGGGTAAAAAAATATTTGCTTTTTCTGATGAAATTTTACAAAGTAGCCGTGCAAAACCATTTTTAAAACTTAGTCGTGAGATTTTTGGACAAGATTTCTTAAAAAAAGATAGAGAGTTTTTATTTAATGAGACTTCATCTTGGCACAGTGTTTATGATATTAGCACTATTGGTCACGAATATGGTCATATTTTATGGTGTGATGAAGAGACTGAAAGTGTTATGAATAAAAGTGGAAACTTTAAAAATATTGAAGAGTTTAAAGCTACAACAGGTGGTTTAATATCATTCTTTTTGGATGATGATAATGATGAAAAACATCTACAAGAACAAGTGTTAATTGACCTTGTAAAAAGAAGTGTTGGTTTAATAGCTTGGATGGAAGTGGATGAAGTTCAGCCATATTATTGTGAAGGTTTAATTCACTTAAATGGTCTTTTTGAAAGCAAAATTTTAACTTGGGATAGTGATAATAAAAAACTATTCATTGATTTAAGTGATGTAAAATTTGAAGAGCTAAAATCTTGGTATATAAAAACTTATACATCTTTAGCAAAACACTATTTAAGTAAAAAAGATGCAACAGAATTTTTAAATATTTATGCAAAAAAAGATGGTAAGTATTTCATGCCAAATGATGAGAACATAAACTCTTTTGTGAAATATTATTTCAAAAGATATCAAGAGATTGGACAAGAGTTGGATACTATTGATAAAAAAGAGAATTATATAAAATAA
- a CDS encoding globin — protein sequence MQFTITKGIFGERPAVKIPDKRFLELIGEDGIRKIISEHYDILVESEIKDLFPPVGRALEMAKKHSADFFIQICGGPKYFNESRGAPMMFVRHQPFKITPEAREVWLKSYIPILENIEIEEELMQSFWNYLDIFSIWMINTPSEN from the coding sequence ATGCAATTTACAATAACAAAAGGAATTTTTGGAGAGAGACCAGCAGTTAAAATTCCAGATAAAAGATTTTTAGAACTTATTGGTGAAGATGGAATTAGAAAAATAATCTCTGAACACTATGATATTCTAGTAGAAAGTGAAATAAAAGACTTATTTCCACCAGTTGGTAGAGCTTTAGAAATGGCAAAAAAACACTCTGCAGATTTTTTTATACAAATTTGTGGTGGACCAAAATATTTTAATGAAAGCCGTGGAGCACCTATGATGTTTGTTAGACATCAACCTTTTAAAATAACTCCTGAAGCTAGAGAAGTTTGGCTAAAATCTTATATTCCAATATTAGAAAATATTGAGATTGAAGAAGAACTTATGCAATCTTTTTGGAACTATTTAGATATTTTTTCAATTTGGATGATAAATACTCCTAGTGAAAATTAA
- a CDS encoding DMT family transporter: MSLQTKGIILAVVSAVFYGTNPLGALILFQEGLNVTSVVFYRFLFAVILLALFMKFFKKSFYVTFQQLSILAFLGTLFGISAICLFSSFLYMDAGLASTILFVYPIFVAILMAIFFKEKSSIVVVLSIILSFAGVSLLFDSNSANISFFGLSLVLISSLCYAIYIVVINRYLKISSLKTTLYSMFFCTLTILIYSFSQENLNIMPLNNFNMWFYSIFLALIPTIFSLIFLVKAIELIGSTSASILGALEPLTAVFIGVFVFGESLTLKIVLAIFTILLSVILIVIKSYLERLLRLNKRV; this comes from the coding sequence ATGAGTTTGCAAACAAAAGGTATTATATTAGCCGTGGTTTCGGCCGTATTTTATGGTACAAATCCCTTAGGAGCATTAATACTATTTCAAGAAGGCTTAAATGTAACTTCTGTTGTATTTTATAGATTCTTATTTGCTGTTATTCTTTTAGCACTTTTTATGAAATTCTTTAAAAAATCATTTTATGTAACATTTCAGCAACTATCTATTTTAGCCTTTCTTGGTACTCTTTTTGGAATATCAGCAATTTGTCTTTTTAGCTCATTTTTATATATGGATGCTGGACTTGCTAGTACAATTTTATTTGTATATCCAATATTTGTAGCCATTTTAATGGCAATATTTTTCAAAGAAAAAAGCTCAATAGTTGTTGTTTTATCAATTATTTTATCATTTGCTGGTGTATCTTTACTTTTTGATAGTAATAGTGCAAATATAAGCTTTTTTGGTTTATCTTTAGTTCTTATTTCTTCTTTATGTTATGCAATTTATATAGTTGTTATAAATAGATATTTAAAAATATCATCTTTAAAAACAACTTTATACTCTATGTTCTTTTGTACACTTACAATTCTTATATACTCTTTTTCACAAGAAAATTTAAATATTATGCCTTTAAACAATTTTAATATGTGGTTTTACTCTATATTCCTAGCTTTAATTCCTACAATATTCTCTTTAATATTTTTAGTAAAAGCAATAGAACTAATAGGTTCTACAAGTGCTTCAATTCTGGGAGCTTTAGAGCCTTTAACTGCTGTTTTTATAGGTGTTTTTGTATTTGGAGAAAGCTTAACTTTAAAGATTGTTTTAGCTATTTTTACAATTTTGTTGTCTGTTATTTTAATAGTTATAAAATCTTATTTAGAAAGATTATTAAGATTAAATAAAAGAGTTTAA
- the ybaK gene encoding Cys-tRNA(Pro) deacylase, with amino-acid sequence MTPAINILKKNKCDFKVHKYDHDPACTNFGDEAVEKLGLDANQVYKTLLVELSPKELVVCVLPVSNTLSLKDVANSFDVKKAQMAQKDEAQKVTGYLLGGISPLGQKKLLRTILDESVRKFETIFISGGKRGLDIEVKVKDLETILKAKVAKVTA; translated from the coding sequence ATGACACCAGCAATAAATATATTAAAAAAGAATAAGTGTGATTTTAAAGTTCACAAATATGATCACGATCCTGCTTGTACAAATTTTGGAGATGAAGCAGTAGAGAAACTAGGACTAGATGCAAACCAAGTTTATAAAACTTTACTTGTAGAGCTTAGCCCAAAAGAGTTGGTTGTTTGTGTACTTCCCGTTTCAAACACTCTTAGCTTAAAAGATGTTGCAAACTCTTTTGATGTAAAAAAAGCTCAAATGGCACAAAAAGATGAAGCACAAAAAGTAACTGGATATTTACTTGGTGGAATATCTCCTCTTGGACAGAAAAAACTTTTAAGAACTATTTTAGATGAAAGTGTAAGAAAATTTGAGACAATTTTTATAAGTGGTGGAAAAAGAGGATTGGATATTGAAGTAAAAGTAAAAGATTTAGAAACTATATTAAAGGCAAAAGTAGCTAAAGTAACTGCGTAA
- a CDS encoding DNA alkylation repair protein, producing MAEELKKIYSQEFIENLSNSLQKKYKDFKKEDFKKAIFIEIWENLELKQRMRHISTNLNEFLPFSYKEQIEVLKRVKDEFVSLEAMIFQDFVEVFGLNDFEISMNALEKFTIKSSSEFAIRQFIIKYEERTLKQMKLWAKSQNEDIRRLASEGCRPRLPWAIALAKYKENPKEVLKIIEILKNDSSKYVQKSVANNLNDISKDNPNLVLEFVKNNLRVSKELDWICKHGSRTLLKAGNQEILKLFSFKDTKHITISNFYCDDFVKLGDDLEFSFELITKEKLGNIRVEYQIDYLKQNNKYGKKVFMISQNDFSINKKEFSKKQSFKNLSTRKHYLGKHFIKILLNGKELIKKEFQVI from the coding sequence ATGGCAGAAGAGTTAAAAAAAATATATTCTCAAGAATTTATAGAAAACTTATCAAATAGTTTACAAAAAAAATATAAAGATTTTAAAAAAGAGGATTTTAAAAAAGCTATTTTTATAGAAATTTGGGAAAATCTTGAATTAAAACAAAGAATGAGACATATTTCTACAAACTTAAATGAATTTTTACCTTTTTCATATAAAGAGCAAATAGAGGTTTTAAAAAGAGTAAAAGATGAGTTTGTTTCGCTTGAAGCGATGATTTTTCAGGATTTTGTTGAGGTGTTTGGACTTAATGATTTTGAAATATCTATGAATGCTTTAGAAAAATTCACTATAAAATCAAGTAGTGAATTTGCTATAAGACAATTTATAATTAAATATGAAGAAAGAACATTAAAGCAAATGAAACTTTGGGCAAAATCACAAAATGAGGATATAAGAAGACTTGCAAGTGAAGGTTGTAGACCAAGGCTTCCTTGGGCTATTGCTTTAGCAAAATATAAAGAAAATCCAAAAGAAGTATTAAAAATAATTGAAATCTTGAAAAATGACTCTTCAAAATATGTTCAAAAATCTGTAGCAAACAATTTAAATGACATCTCAAAAGATAATCCAAATCTTGTTTTAGAATTTGTAAAGAATAATTTGCGAGTTTCAAAAGAGCTTGATTGGATTTGTAAACATGGAAGTAGAACTCTGCTTAAAGCTGGAAATCAAGAGATATTAAAACTGTTCTCTTTTAAAGATACAAAACATATCACTATTTCAAATTTTTATTGTGATGATTTTGTAAAACTTGGAGATGATTTAGAATTTTCATTTGAACTTATAACAAAAGAGAAACTTGGTAATATAAGAGTTGAATACCAAATAGACTATTTAAAACAAAATAATAAATATGGTAAAAAAGTTTTTATGATAAGCCAAAATGATTTTTCTATAAATAAAAAAGAGTTTAGTAAAAAACAGAGTTTTAAAAATCTAAGTACAAGAAAACACTATTTAGGAAAACACTTTATAAAAATTTTGTTAAATGGAAAAGAGCTAATAAAAAAGGAATTTCAAGTAATATGA
- a CDS encoding class I SAM-dependent methyltransferase — MKNIRFKYQTIEFGEEDIHIRTLKDTQQFSDTNNIAKDLGISSAVWPLFGVVWPSAEVLANYIQDYDFKNKRILEVGCGIGLSSLILNKLNADITATDYHPEAENFLDVNTELNNDDEIPFVRVDWNKTYSEKLGKFDLIIGSDLLYERDHVELLSSFINAHANEKCTVILANPNRGHQGKFNKEMENYGFSLNTFKPEDLDFLDEPYKGKIFEFVRT, encoded by the coding sequence ATGAAAAATATAAGATTTAAATATCAAACCATTGAGTTTGGGGAAGAAGATATTCATATTAGGACACTAAAAGATACTCAACAATTTAGTGATACAAATAATATAGCAAAAGATTTAGGAATATCAAGTGCTGTTTGGCCTCTATTTGGAGTGGTTTGGCCTTCTGCTGAAGTTTTGGCAAACTATATTCAAGATTATGATTTCAAAAACAAAAGAATACTAGAAGTTGGTTGTGGAATTGGACTTTCTAGCCTTATTTTAAATAAATTAAATGCAGATATTACTGCAACAGATTATCACCCTGAAGCAGAAAACTTTTTAGATGTAAACACTGAACTTAACAATGATGATGAGATACCTTTTGTAAGAGTTGATTGGAATAAAACATACTCTGAAAAACTTGGGAAATTTGATTTAATAATTGGTAGTGATCTGCTATATGAAAGAGATCATGTTGAACTTTTATCATCTTTTATCAATGCTCATGCAAATGAGAAATGTACAGTAATTCTAGCAAATCCAAATAGAGGTCATCAAGGAAAATTTAATAAAGAGATGGAAAATTATGGATTTTCTTTAAATACTTTTAAACCTGAAGATTTAGACTTTTTAGATGAACCTTACAAAGGAAAGATTTTTGAGTTTGTAAGAACTTGA
- a CDS encoding agmatinase family protein, translating to MTYRKLKDEIEILEKGLPPKKDDGFLGGRLDPKEASLVLLPVPWEATVSFGEGTANAPDAIRTSSHQLDLENYHYSKAYKAGIAMLETDKKIHKLSNKARKKAIKVIESLEDGKIDNKSLKFVNEASKIVNSLVYEKSLNLLKDNKFVALVGGDHSCPLGLIKALNDSSKDDFGILHVDAHHDLREAYEGFTYSHASIFYNVLNECNKVSKLVQVGIRDFSSEEANRMLELKERGACLYDSAMQSQLASGKSLEEIFTPYINQLPQNVYLSIDIDGLEPLNCPNTGTPVPSGLRYGELEYLIFMIVKAGKNIIGFDLCEVGDSIDGWDANVGARVLYQLCGALLASQSKIEFK from the coding sequence ATGACTTATAGAAAATTAAAAGATGAGATAGAAATATTAGAAAAAGGGCTTCCTCCAAAAAAAGATGATGGCTTTTTAGGTGGAAGATTAGATCCAAAAGAGGCTAGTTTAGTTTTATTACCAGTTCCTTGGGAAGCAACAGTATCTTTTGGTGAAGGAACAGCAAATGCACCTGATGCTATAAGAACTTCAAGTCATCAATTAGATCTTGAAAACTATCACTATTCTAAAGCTTACAAAGCTGGTATTGCTATGCTTGAAACAGATAAAAAGATTCATAAACTTAGCAATAAAGCAAGAAAAAAAGCTATAAAAGTAATTGAGTCTTTAGAAGATGGAAAAATAGATAATAAATCTTTGAAATTTGTAAATGAAGCATCAAAAATAGTAAATAGCTTAGTTTATGAAAAATCTTTAAATCTTTTAAAAGATAATAAATTTGTAGCTTTAGTAGGAGGAGATCACTCTTGTCCACTTGGACTTATAAAAGCTTTAAATGATAGCTCAAAAGATGATTTTGGGATACTTCATGTAGATGCTCATCATGATTTAAGAGAAGCTTATGAAGGTTTTACATATTCTCATGCATCAATCTTTTATAATGTTTTAAATGAGTGTAATAAAGTTTCAAAACTTGTTCAAGTTGGAATTAGAGATTTTAGTAGTGAAGAAGCAAATAGAATGCTTGAGTTAAAAGAAAGAGGTGCTTGTTTATATGATAGTGCAATGCAAAGTCAATTAGCAAGTGGAAAATCTCTTGAAGAAATTTTTACACCTTATATAAATCAACTTCCACAAAATGTTTATCTATCAATTGATATTGATGGATTAGAGCCATTAAACTGCCCAAATACAGGAACTCCTGTTCCAAGTGGTTTAAGATATGGAGAGCTTGAATATCTTATATTTATGATTGTAAAAGCTGGTAAAAATATAATTGGATTTGATCTTTGTGAAGTTGGAGATAGTATTGATGGATGGGATGCAAATGTTGGTGCTAGAGTTTTATATCAACTTTGTGGAGCATTACTTGCAAGTCAAAGTAAAATAGAGTTCAAATAA
- a CDS encoding 2-isopropylmalate synthase: protein MSFTKYKKYPTIKNFKREWADKSIEEAPIYCSVDLRDGNQALINPLTVEQKLEYFVYLVKIGFKQIEVSFPSASDTDFNFTRKLIEEDLIPSDVAIQVLVPAKKELIKKSVEAMKGVNNGIFHLYNPTNEFQRRVVFQKSEEEIIQMAVESMNYLLELTKDFEGKVTYQYSPESFSQTDLDFAIKICNEVIDVIKPTKQKKMIINLPNTLEACSPNIYADRIEYMCKNLNNRESLIISVHPHNDRGTSVAAAELAVLAGADKVEGTLFGNGERAGNLDIVNFAFNIYSSGIDPKLDLTIIDEVKAMYEEKTNFKVHQRHPYVGDMIFTAFSGGHQDAIKKGIDFYRQSESKIWNVPYLLIDPKDIKRGYENIIRINSQSGKGGISFIISEFFGINMNKEETIKFGNIIKNESDRLKRELDKDEIIELFKKFQNKS from the coding sequence ATGAGTTTTACAAAATATAAAAAATATCCTACTATTAAAAATTTTAAAAGAGAGTGGGCAGATAAGAGTATAGAAGAAGCACCTATTTATTGTAGTGTAGATTTAAGAGATGGAAATCAAGCTTTGATAAATCCTTTAACAGTTGAACAAAAATTAGAGTATTTTGTTTATTTAGTAAAAATAGGATTTAAACAAATAGAGGTTAGTTTCCCAAGTGCTAGTGATACAGATTTTAATTTTACTAGAAAATTAATTGAAGAAGATTTAATTCCTTCTGATGTAGCTATTCAAGTTTTAGTTCCAGCAAAAAAAGAGCTTATCAAAAAAAGTGTTGAAGCGATGAAAGGTGTGAATAATGGTATTTTTCACTTATATAATCCAACAAATGAGTTTCAAAGAAGAGTAGTTTTTCAAAAAAGTGAAGAAGAGATAATCCAAATGGCTGTTGAATCTATGAACTATTTACTTGAACTTACAAAAGATTTTGAGGGGAAAGTAACTTATCAATATTCACCAGAGAGTTTTTCTCAAACAGATTTAGATTTTGCTATAAAAATATGCAATGAAGTTATAGATGTTATTAAACCAACAAAACAAAAAAAGATGATTATAAATTTACCAAATACTTTAGAAGCTTGTTCTCCAAATATATATGCAGATAGAATAGAATATATGTGTAAAAATTTAAATAATCGTGAATCTTTAATAATAAGTGTTCATCCTCATAATGATAGAGGAACTTCAGTCGCTGCAGCAGAATTAGCTGTTTTAGCAGGAGCAGATAAAGTAGAAGGAACTTTATTTGGAAATGGAGAAAGAGCTGGAAATTTGGATATTGTAAATTTTGCTTTTAATATCTATTCAAGTGGAATTGATCCTAAACTTGATTTAACAATAATTGATGAAGTAAAAGCTATGTATGAAGAGAAAACAAATTTTAAAGTGCATCAAAGGCACCCTTATGTTGGAGATATGATATTTACAGCTTTTAGTGGAGGGCATCAAGATGCTATAAAAAAAGGTATAGATTTTTATAGACAAAGTGAGAGTAAAATCTGGAATGTACCATATTTACTAATAGATCCAAAAGATATAAAAAGAGGATATGAAAATATTATTAGGATAAATTCACAATCTGGAAAAGGTGGTATTAGTTTTATAATAAGTGAATTTTTTGGAATTAATATGAACAAAGAAGAAACTATAAAGTTTGGAAATATTATTAAAAATGAATCAGATAGATTAAAAAGAGAGTTAGATAAAGATGAAATAATAGAACTATTTAAAAAGTTTCAAAATAAAAGTTGA
- a CDS encoding helix-turn-helix transcriptional regulator, whose protein sequence is MKSGIFKNSKLNFIELRYVRDIESCVKMHLHEELTITAIKKGSLNLIFNVNELELKSNEIAIINSQIPHCATLNKESKDGYVLYLKKDYLKNINFDFFSSYEIIKQKNIYKNFIKLCDCLLDKKISLIEKEENFFMFCLSFFSFEQTIKGIQEESKLALNIKKYLDENFLEEFILDDLAKEFNLSVVHLIRVFKKEFGLPIHSYILNKKVHLAKELLSLNRPIIEVAQNSGFFDQSHLNRSFKRIFQITPKEYQNSIFK, encoded by the coding sequence ATGAAATCTGGAATATTTAAAAACTCAAAACTTAACTTTATAGAACTAAGATATGTAAGAGATATTGAATCTTGTGTAAAGATGCATTTACATGAAGAACTTACAATCACTGCAATAAAAAAAGGTTCACTAAATCTTATTTTCAATGTTAATGAATTAGAGTTAAAATCAAATGAAATAGCCATTATAAATAGTCAAATACCACATTGTGCAACACTAAATAAAGAATCAAAAGATGGTTATGTTTTATATCTAAAAAAAGATTATCTTAAAAATATTAATTTTGATTTCTTTTCATCTTATGAGATAATAAAACAAAAAAATATCTATAAAAATTTTATTAAATTATGTGATTGTTTACTTGATAAAAAAATTTCTTTAATAGAAAAAGAAGAGAATTTTTTTATGTTTTGTTTATCGTTCTTTTCATTTGAACAGACTATAAAAGGTATTCAAGAAGAGTCAAAACTAGCCTTAAATATTAAAAAATATTTAGATGAAAACTTTTTAGAAGAGTTTATTTTAGATGATTTAGCAAAAGAGTTTAATCTAAGTGTTGTTCACTTAATTAGAGTATTTAAAAAAGAATTTGGCTTGCCAATTCATTCATATATTTTAAATAAAAAAGTACATTTAGCAAAAGAGTTATTGTCTTTAAATAGACCTATAATTGAAGTTGCTCAAAATAGTGGTTTTTTTGATCAAAGTCATCTAAATAGAAGTTTTAAAAGAATCTTCCAAATTACACCAAAAGAGTATCAAAACAGTATTTTTAAATAA
- a CDS encoding superoxide dismutase: protein MKHELMKLPYASLAPLMSDETLEYHHGKHHNTYVTNLNNLIAGTKFENMSLEEIVKNSDGGLFNNAAQVFNHDFFFNGLTPTQGAIPANVEAALTKTFGSVEKFKEEFTAKAIGQFGSGWAWLVKDSKGELKIVTTSNAGCPITDGLTPVLTCDVWEHAYYIDTRNARPKFLENFWKLVNWDVVSKKLA from the coding sequence ATGAAACACGAATTAATGAAATTACCATATGCAAGTTTAGCACCATTAATGTCTGATGAGACTTTAGAGTATCATCATGGAAAACACCACAATACTTATGTTACAAACTTAAATAATCTTATAGCAGGAACAAAATTTGAGAATATGAGTCTTGAAGAGATTGTAAAAAACTCTGATGGTGGATTATTTAATAATGCTGCACAAGTATTTAACCATGACTTTTTCTTTAATGGATTAACACCAACTCAAGGTGCAATTCCAGCAAATGTTGAAGCTGCTTTAACAAAAACTTTTGGAAGCGTTGAGAAATTTAAAGAAGAGTTTACAGCAAAAGCTATTGGACAATTTGGTTCAGGTTGGGCTTGGTTAGTTAAAGATTCAAAAGGTGAATTAAAAATCGTTACAACTTCAAATGCAGGATGTCCTATAACTGATGGTTTAACACCTGTTTTAACATGTGATGTGTGGGAACATGCATACTACATTGATACAAGAAATGCAAGACCAAAATTCTTAGAAAACTTCTGGAAACTTGTAAACTGGGATGTAGTATCTAAAAAACTAGCATAA
- a CDS encoding mechanosensitive ion channel family protein, with protein MKKLLINFLGDIGIEPTFLTISTSILLIMALTAIIIYVVLHKIILKSINKINETKANIITSTLLEYNLFQRLSLLFQGMVIHWQTKIWVESGNIYEILTTLSSVWISIFGLLALYSIIDKVFQVLHTATEIPFFAMRTIIQSIKLIFGIICLIYVISILADKSPVAILSGLGAMSAVLMLVFKDTILGFTAGLQLSTNKMVQIGDWIEMPKYGADGDVFDIGINVVKVRNFDKTITTIPTYALVSDSFKNWRGMRESGGRRIKRAVKLDINSIKFLKDEDIKRLEKANLLAPYLKYKIDEIRDYNEKNNFDLSVSVNGRRLTNIGTLRAYLETYLKNHPKINKSMTIMVRQLSPTEYGLPLEIYCFTATTVWIDYENIQSDIFDHIYSVLGEFGIKPYQYG; from the coding sequence ATGAAAAAACTTTTAATAAATTTCTTAGGCGATATTGGAATAGAACCAACATTTCTTACAATAAGTACATCTATATTACTTATTATGGCTCTTACAGCGATAATTATTTATGTGGTTTTACATAAAATTATCTTAAAAAGTATAAATAAAATAAATGAAACTAAAGCAAATATAATTACATCTACGCTTTTGGAATATAATCTTTTCCAAAGATTGTCATTACTTTTTCAAGGTATGGTTATTCATTGGCAAACAAAGATTTGGGTAGAAAGTGGAAATATTTATGAGATATTGACAACTTTATCTTCAGTATGGATATCAATATTTGGATTATTAGCTTTATACTCAATCATAGATAAAGTTTTTCAAGTATTACATACAGCAACAGAAATTCCATTTTTTGCAATGAGAACAATAATTCAAAGTATAAAATTAATATTTGGAATTATTTGTTTAATTTATGTTATATCAATTTTAGCAGATAAATCTCCAGTTGCTATTTTAAGTGGACTTGGAGCTATGTCAGCTGTTTTAATGTTGGTTTTCAAAGATACAATTTTGGGATTCACAGCAGGTCTTCAATTAAGTACAAACAAAATGGTACAAATTGGAGATTGGATAGAAATGCCAAAATATGGTGCAGATGGAGATGTTTTTGATATTGGAATTAATGTTGTAAAAGTTAGAAACTTTGATAAAACAATTACGACTATTCCTACTTATGCACTTGTTTCAGACTCTTTTAAAAACTGGAGAGGAATGAGAGAATCAGGTGGAAGAAGAATTAAAAGAGCAGTAAAACTAGATATAAATAGTATAAAGTTCTTAAAAGATGAAGATATAAAAAGGCTTGAAAAAGCAAATCTTTTAGCTCCTTATTTAAAATATAAAATTGACGAAATAAGAGATTATAATGAAAAAAATAATTTTGATTTAAGTGTTAGTGTAAATGGAAGAAGACTTACAAATATAGGAACTTTAAGAGCATATCTTGAAACATATTTAAAGAATCATCCAAAAATAAATAAATCTATGACAATAATGGTAAGACAACTTTCTCCTACTGAATATGGTTTGCCACTTGAAATATATTGTTTTACAGCTACAACAGTTTGGATTGATTATGAAAATATCCAATCAGATATTTTTGATCATATCTATTCAGTTTTAGGTGAATTTGGTATAAAACCATATCAATATGGGTAA